CGCATTTATGCACCAAGTCGTCGTCCGTTATCCGGTGTCGGTTCAAAAGTGGTGAATTCGGTTGGTGATGATTTACAGACACTGCTTGATGGGCTGACAGAACCGCTTGATGTCGCCTTCTGCTGCCTTGGCAGCACCATAAAAACCGCTGGCAGTCGTGATGCGTTTCGCTTTAGTGATGTTACTTTGCCGGTACACGGCGGCAGAACCGCGCTGCAACTGGGGGCGACTCACTATCTGGTGGTTAGCGCAATAGGGGCCAATGCTAAATCGTGGTTCTTCTATAACCGAACCAAAAGTGAAATGGAACAGATGCTAATGGCCCAACGCTGGCCACATTTGACCATTGCTCGCCCTTCAATGCTGCTTGGTCATCGACCAACGCCACGGGCTAATGAGCTGATTACTGCCCCGATATTTAAACTATTTCCCGGCAAGTGGAAATCAATTCAGGCAAAAGATGTGGCTAACGTTCTCTGGATGCGGGCTTTTTCCCCGGCATTGACCGCCATTGAGATTATTCAATCCGATCAATTGCGTGAAGAGGCCGCTGAAAATCAAGTTTAGCGTTTTACTTTTGGTCCGGCGGGATATTCCGTTATCAAAGGATGAGCCATCACTGCCTCAACAAAACGCTCCAGCGCTGGCATATTGAGTGTGCGGTTAGGATAGACCAGATAAAGCTCGTTACCTTCTGCCCGCCAGTCTTCCAGCACCGGTTGTAATAACCCCTGCTTAACCACCTCTGTCGCCAAGAATGACGGTAGAAACGTGATACCCGCACCTGCTATCGCGCACTGACGGGCGTACAGCAAGTTATCTGTAACATGGTGCGCCGTCTGTAACCAGCGATAGCTTTCATCTCCCCTACGTAATAAACACTCTGACCAAGCGCGGTGAGTTATGCAGCGATGCTGCGCTAACTGGCTAGGGTGTGTGACGGGTATCGCTTGGGATAAATATTGTGGAGAGGCTAGCAAATAACGGGGATACAGGCCAAGGAAACGTCCGATTAGCGTAGAATCCTGAGGCTTTCCAGTGCGAACGCCCAAGTCAAATCCGGCCCCTACCAGATCGGTTACCGTATCTGAAACATAAACTTCTACCGATACTTCCGGATAGCGTAGTTGAAAATCAGTCACGATAGGAGCTAACAGTGTTACCGCCAACCCTGCGGGTGCCGTGATCCTCACTCTACCGCTGGGTGATGCCTTTA
Above is a window of Limnobaculum parvum DNA encoding:
- a CDS encoding Rossmann-fold NAD(P)-binding domain-containing protein, producing the protein MPKTALILGASGLIGNQLLGMLASDPRITRIYAPSRRPLSGVGSKVVNSVGDDLQTLLDGLTEPLDVAFCCLGSTIKTAGSRDAFRFSDVTLPVHGGRTALQLGATHYLVVSAIGANAKSWFFYNRTKSEMEQMLMAQRWPHLTIARPSMLLGHRPTPRANELITAPIFKLFPGKWKSIQAKDVANVLWMRAFSPALTAIEIIQSDQLREEAAENQV
- a CDS encoding LysR family transcriptional regulator, which codes for MFKQLQDMALFTLVVETGSFTAAAKRAGLPKSSVSQRISHLEQALGLRLLMRTTRQLSLTFAGERYLVHCQEMMQASERASQSLQMLKASPSGRVRITAPAGLAVTLLAPIVTDFQLRYPEVSVEVYVSDTVTDLVGAGFDLGVRTGKPQDSTLIGRFLGLYPRYLLASPQYLSQAIPVTHPSQLAQHRCITHRAWSECLLRRGDESYRWLQTAHHVTDNLLYARQCAIAGAGITFLPSFLATEVVKQGLLQPVLEDWRAEGNELYLVYPNRTLNMPALERFVEAVMAHPLITEYPAGPKVKR